The Ciconia boyciana chromosome 2, ASM3463844v1, whole genome shotgun sequence genome has a segment encoding these proteins:
- the LOC140647069 gene encoding lymphocyte antigen 6E-like — protein MKITLVTLLAAVLCVEQAYPFMCYVCQDQKSNKNCLTISMCTKEDKYCVTVRNNVGTKPNKPKYVISKMCSPTCPATSQQQNQTYQRVSCCQKPLCNVNGVSSKQNSYGVMSLGVLASITYIFARGL, from the exons ATGAAGATTACTCTTGTCACCTTGCTGGCTGCTGTCCTGTGTGTGGAGCAAG cttaCCCATTTATGTGCTATGTGTGCCAAGACCAGAAGTCCAACAAGAACTGTTTGACCATTTCCATGTGCACAAAGGAAGACAAATACTGCGTGACTGTCCGTAACAACGTTGGAACAA AGCCCAACAAGCCTAAATATGTCATCTCTAAGATGTGTTCTCCAACGTGCCCAGCAACAAgtcagcaacaaaaccaaacatatcAGAGGGTTTCTTGCTGTCAGAAACCATTATGCAATGTGAATGGAGTCAGCAGCAAGCAAAACAGCTATGGAGTGATGTCCCTGGGTGTCCTAGCCAGTATCACTTACATCTTTGCACGTGGACTGTGA